One Proteiniborus ethanoligenes genomic window carries:
- a CDS encoding MerR family transcriptional regulator, whose product MKDKLLTVAQASELAGVSTESIRRWTNSGKLRTYRSAGNHRRIKTSDLMRLIDKKSNFVAEPSVSYIEFLGDGERPDPVDIPPLKDLHKFLAMYDDSGRERNIVSSTIKF is encoded by the coding sequence ATGAAAGACAAACTATTAACTGTTGCTCAGGCAAGTGAGCTTGCAGGAGTAAGTACAGAGAGTATTAGGAGGTGGACCAACTCTGGAAAGCTTAGAACTTATCGTAGTGCTGGAAACCATAGAAGGATTAAGACTTCAGATCTAATGAGGCTGATTGATAAGAAGTCAAACTTTGTAGCTGAACCGTCAGTATCATATATAGAGTTTCTTGGTGACGGTGAAAGACCAGACCCAGTTGATATTCCTCCACTTAAAGACTTGCATAAATTTTTGGCAATGTACGATGATAGTGGACGTGAAAGAAATATTGTATCAAGCACAATAAAGTTTTAG